One Helianthus annuus cultivar XRQ/B chromosome 12, HanXRQr2.0-SUNRISE, whole genome shotgun sequence genomic region harbors:
- the LOC110893129 gene encoding craniofacial development protein 2-like, whose protein sequence is MEYNNDTIMTYPTTTNAWDRGHGAHELREEKGQFVRLPWTFKLGLLQATGAFLAQNQLLVVIIDNRNHDFYLRSCPRTRGAGKGKVRGCSLRVASWNVGTLSSKLLEVIDALKRRRVQIACLQETRWKGHRAEERNGYKLLYSGSDGAKNGVGFLVSIELHKNVIEVIRHNDRIMVLRLVLGEQVVTVVCAYAPQVELGEQEKKEFWDCLDVVVRAIPREEKIFIGGDFNGHIGKDSDGFELVHGGFGFSDRNDPGRDLLDFAAAHSLGIINSFFRKRESHLITFSSGGRNTQIDYLLMRQEDRRMWRDCKVIPRETAAAQHHLLVADIAIKEG, encoded by the exons ATGGAATATAATAATGACACAATTATGACATACCCAACTACTACTAATGCATGGGATAGGGGACATGGGGCCCATGAGCTAAGAGAGGAAAAGGGCCAGTTTGTAAG GCTACCGTGGACGTTCAAGCTAGGTTTGTTGCAGGCTACGGGCGCGTTTCTTGCTCAGAACCAG TTGTTAGTTGTAATCATAGACAATAGAAACCATGACTTTTACTTGAGATCATGTCCAAGGACGAGAGGTGCAGGTAAGGGTAAAGTTAGAGGGTGTAGTTTACGGGTGGCGTCTTGGAACGTAGGAACTCTTAGTAGTAAATTGTTGGAAGTGATAGACGCACTTAAAAGACGTAGGGTACAGATAGCGTGCCTCCAGGAGACTAGGTGGAAAGGACATAGAGCAGAAGAGCGAAATGGGTATAAATTGTTGTATTCCGGGTCGGATGGGGCCAAGAATGGAGTAGGATTTTTGGTGTCTATAGAATTGCATAAGAATGTAATCGAGGTGATACGACACAATGATAGAATTATGGTGTTAAGGTTAGTATTAGGTGAGCAAGTAGTGACAGTGGTATGCGCCTATGCACCGCAAGTGGAACTAGGAGAACAAGAAAAAAAAGAGTTCTGGGATTGTCTAGATGTAGTAGTAAGGGCCATACCTAGGGAGGAGAAAATTTTTATAGGAGGAGATTTTAACGGGCACATTGGTAAGGATAGTGATGGCTTTGAGTTGGTACATGGGGGTTTTGGTTTTAGCGATAGGAATGACCCTGGTAGAGACCTTCTAGACTTCGCCGCAGCCCACAGCTTAGGTATTATAAACTCGTTCTTTAGGAAGAGGGAATCTCATTTGATCACTTTTAGTAGCGGAGGACGTAACACGCAAATCGACTATCTTCTGATGAGGCAAGAAGATCGACGGATGTGGAGGGACTGCAAGGTTATACCAAGGGAGACTGCAGCGGCTCAGCACCATTTGCTGGTAGCAGATATAGCCATAAAAGAAGGCTAA
- the LOC118485081 gene encoding uncharacterized protein LOC118485081, with the protein MVFRDKVNLMTSMQPGDDANRMWEDMATTITTVANEMLGVTTGKTSGHKKSWWWNGDVRAKIKAKQQSFRDLLRCTVEEERLRVREIYKKAKREAKKAVTEAKNTAYKQMYERLETKEGEHDMFKISKARERRRHDLGVVKFIKGEDGRHTKKIAAIPGPTGDNRIIATAGGSHMKR; encoded by the exons ATGGTGTTTAGAGATAAAGTTAACTTGATGACATCGATGCAACCAGGTGACGACGCAAACCGGATGTGGGAGGATATGGCGACTACGATTACTACGGTGGCAAATGAAATGCTAGGGGTTACAACAGGAAAGACTAGTGGGCATAAGAAGTCCTGGTGGTGGAATGGAGACGTGCGTGCCAAAATAAAGGCTAAGCAACAGAGTTTTAGAGATCTTTTGAGGTGCACAGTAGAGGAGGAGCGACTGAGGGTGAGGGAGATATACAAGAAGGCAAAAAGGGAAGCGAAAAAGGCGGTGACCGAGGCAAAAAACACAGCATATAAACAAATGTATGAACGTTTGGAAACGAAAGAGGGGGAGCATGATATGTTCAAGATCTCAAAAGCTAGGGAGCGAAGAAGACATGACCTAGGAGTAGTAAAGTTTATCAAGGGAGAGGATGGAA GGCATACCAAGAAGATAGCAGCAATCCCAGGACCCACAGGCGACAACAGAATAATTGCTACTGCAGGAGGATCACACATGAAGAGGTGA
- the LOC110895378 gene encoding probable serine/threonine-protein kinase PBL7, translating to MGVSQTTSTPHPHPHPLPNSQSLTTTTLNFEDDDEIYHFNEEVVPKFNNFFHKIIWGFGLSCFFPTVNKKDESKTKMVNNLEHNKAWLLAESGGCVAEFGNGEPHSVHSSFRFSLCSQVELESLSVGSSSSTVLMVNLDNGLIEPRSQELKWRRIESLERSISPVVHTLVRFSFAEIVSATRNFSKGRVLGRGALSYVFKGRIGILRTTVAIKKLDKEDKEAPKAFCRELMIASSLHNQFICPLVGFCIDAEGGLFLVYKYVSGGSLERYLRETRTAKNGGSKLPWSVRYKIAIGVAEAVRYLHNGTERCVVHRDIKPSNILLSSRKSPKLCDFGLATWTSAPSVPFLCKTVKGTFGYLAPEYFQHGKVSDKTDVYAFGVVLLELITGRKPIESRRGAGEENLVLWAKPLLQQGSIPELLDRRIKFTQRNLDQIARMIKAAHACIHNEESKRPNMDAILSILKGVEANPRLRKTPAATPLSSYNYATEGYPQIQQTKNELNSHLALAMLGVTEFEDDHDHLYCR from the exons atgggTGTCTCCCAAACCACTTCAACCCCACACCCACACCCACACCCACTTCCAAATTCTCAATCTTTAAccacaacaaccttaaactttgaagatgatgatgaaatcTACCACTTCAACGAAGAAGTTGTCCCCAAATTCAACAACTTTTTCCACAAAATCATATGGGGTTTTGGGCTTTCTTGCTTTTTCCCAACAGTTAACAAGAAAGATGAGTCAAAAACCAAAATGGTGAACAATCTTGAACACAATAAGGCTTGGCTTCTTGCAGAGTCTGGTGGGTGTGTTGCAGAATTTGGGAATGGTGAACCGCACTCTGTGCATTCTTCTTTTAGGTTTAGTTTGTGTTCGCAAGTTGAGCTTGAGTCTTTGAGTGTTGGCTCTTCAAGTTCTACTGTTTTGATGGTGAATTTGGATAATGGGTTGATTGAACCAAGATCTCAGGAGTTGAAGTGGAGGAGGATTGAGAGTTTGGAGAGGAGTATTTCGCCTGTGGTTCATACCCTTGTTAGATTCAGTTTTGCTGAAATTGTTTCTGCCACAAGAAATTTCTCCAAAG GGAGGGTATTGGGAAGAGGTGCATTGAGCTATGTGTTCAAGGGAAGAATTGGGATCTTAAGAACTACAGTAGCAATCAAGAAACTGGACAAAGAGGATAAAGAGGCCCCAAAGGCTTTTTGTCGAGAATTAATGATAGCGAGTTCTCTTCATAACCAGTTTATTTGTCCGCTGGTCGGGTTTTGTATTGATGCAGAAGGCGGGTTGTTCTTAGTTTACAAGTATGTTTCAGGTGGAAGCTTAGAACGGTATCTACGCG AAACAAGAACCGCTAAAAATGGCGGATCAAAGCTTCCGTGGTCAGTAAGGTATAAGATCGCTATTGGGGTCGCTGAAGCTGTGAGGTATTTGCATAATGGGACCGAAAGATGTGTGGTTCATAGAGATATTAAGCCTTCAAACATCCTTCTTTCTTCAAGAAAATCACCTAAG TTATGTGATTTTGGATTAGCTACGTGGACTTCTGCTCCTTCGGTTCCGTTTTTGTGCAAAACTGTGAAAGGGACATTCGG GTATTTGGCTCCGGAATATTTCCAACATGGGAAAGTGTCGGATAAAACCGATGTTTATGCGTTTGGGGTGGTTCTTTTGGAGTTGATAACAGGACGTAAGCCGATTGAATCAAGAAGAGGAGCCGGAGAAGAGAACTTGGTTTTGTGG GCGAAACCGTTATTACAACAAGGATCTATACCGGAACTACTGGATCGCCGCATCAAATTCACTCAAAGAAACTTAGACCAAATTGCGAGGATGATAAAAGCAGCACACGCGTGTATACACAACGAAGAATCAAAAAGACCAAACATGGATGCAATACTTTCTATCCTTAAAGGAGTCGAAGCAAATCCAAGATTAAGGAAAACACCAGCCGCGACCCCTTTATCTTCTTACAACTATGCTACCGAAGGTTATCCTCAGATTCAACAAACAAAGAATGAATTGAATTCGCATTTAGCTTTGGCAATGCTAGGCGTTACAGAGTTTGAAGATGATCATGATCATTTGTACTGTCGATGA